The Terriglobus sp. TAA 43 sequence ATTTCGATTACCTGAACGCCCGTGTCTCTCAACTGGAAACGCAGCGACTGCGTATAGCTGTGAATCGCCGCCTTCGTTGCGCAGTAGGTCGGCGTCATGGCGAGCGGCACATAGGCCAATCCGCTCGTGACGGTCATTACGGTTGCAGATGGTTGCTTCAACAGATGCGGCAGCAGGGCGGAGTTCAAACGGATGGGCCCCAGCAGATTCGTTGCAATCGTGGCTTCGGCATCTTCCGCGTTGCCGTCGGCCAACTTTTCGTTCCGCATGATGCCGGCGTTATGCAGCACGGCATTCAGCTTCGGATACTTCGCGATCAGATCGTTTGCGAACGTCTTGGTAGCCTCTGCGCTGTCAATGTCCAGCACCTCGGCGCTCATGCCAGGGTTTGCTGCGACCACTTCATCGAGAACAGACTTGCGGCGTCCTGCGATGATGACGTGGTTGCCTTCTTTGTGAAATGCCTCGGCCAGTCCGCGACCAATACCGCTGCCGCCGCCGGTGATCAGAATTGTGTTGTCTTTGATCTGCATGGTGTCTTCTCCCGCAATGCTATGCAAGATTATGCGCCATGCCCGAATGTTTTTCTGTGAACGAAAAAAAGGGGCAGTGTTTAGGCTGCCCTCTTGCCAAAACCAAATTGTGCTGCGGTGACCACCGGATGGCGGGGGTCAGCTCGCTGATCGAAGACGACTTACCAAGCTTGAGAGCGCGGGTTGTTGCATGCGGTACATTTTCTCCTCCAGCGCTTGGGTGACAAAGTGATTGAGAGATATCCCCTGTTGACGGGCAAGGTCTTCAGCTTGCTGCCTCAAGGAGAGTGCGATTTTAACCGGTATGTTTTCGTGCCGTAGGGGATCCATAAGTGCCTTAAAGAGAACTCAACGCAGAAATCGCCGCAACCAAAGTTTTCCTATATTAGGCGCGGCTGTGAAAAAGTCAAACTAATAGGTACACATTAAGTAAGTTATTCCAAAGTTCTGGGAATAAGTGTCGGGTATCCAACTTATGCTGCAGGTAACCGAACTACCTCGGATGGCATCAAGCTTTTCTGTTTTAGAAGACCAAAGAAAGTCTCTACCTCCACCGGTCTGCTGTAGAGATAGCCTTGCGCAATGCGGCATCCGAAGCGCAATAAAGTTTCCGCTTCGAATTCCGTTTCCACACCTTCCACTGAGACGCTCATACCCAATGCCTCGCTCATTCCTAAGATGAATTGAATGATCTTGCCGTTCACGGGCGAATCGATGAGAGACCGAACAAAGCTCTGATCAATTTTCAACGTATCAACAGGGAACTTCTGAATGTAACTCAGGGAGGAGTAACCAGTGCCGAAGTCGTCGAACGCAATCTTCACGCCGAGGTTCCGGATTCTCTGCAGAAGCGGGCCCATCAATGCGGGCTCGCTCATCAGGATGCTCTCTGTAATCTCCAGTTGCAATTGGTTCGGCGGCATGTTGGTCTCTTCCAGCGTCTGCACCAGGAGGTCAAAATATCCGGGCAGCTCCAATTGCTTCGACGAAACGTTGAGAGAGAGCAAAAGAGGCTTTGATGACCTTTCCTGGAACTTATGAAAGTCACCACATGCCTTGCGAAGCACCCAGTTTCCGATCTCGACGATGTGTCCTGTCTCTTCGGCGAGGCGAATGAAAGTATAGGGCCCGAGCAGCCCCCTTACTGGATGTTGCCAACGGATCAACGCTTCTGAGCCATAGATCGAACGATCCTGCATATCCACGAGAGGCTGATACCACAATACAAATTCTTCTTCTGCGATGGCCCGTTTCAGCTCTTTGCGATCTTCAATGGCACGCAGCATGTTGGCGTACATCTCTTGAACGAAGACCGCGACCCGAGCCCCGCCTTCACGCTTGGCGCAATACATGGCCAAGTCGGCGTCGCGAAGTACCGAGTCCGGATCGGTATAGCCGCTGTCAATCGTGCATAAGCCAATAGAGGCGGAAAGATGAAGTGAGTTTCCTGCAATCTCAAAAGGCCGTTCCACAACCGTCAGAACCTGATGCGCAAACCGCAGCGCGCAGCCAGCGTCTGAAGCGCAGTTGAGAAGGACGGCGAATTCATCACCGCCAAGTCGCACCGGCACATCTTCTTGGGTCGCAAGTGTCCGCAAACGCTTTGCTACTTCCTTTAGTAGCGAGTCGCCCTGTCCATGCCCCAGCATGTCATTCGCGGATTTAAAGTTATCCAGATCGATATACAACAGTGCGTGGTAAGCGTAAGCGCGAGCGCCCTTCTTATGGAGTAGTGTGCGCAACCGGTCATTCAAGTAAGTACGGTTGTTCAGGCCTGTTACAGGATCGCTAAATGCAAATGCGGCTAACTTCGCTTCCACGCGCTTTCTCTCTCGGATCTCCTCCAGAAGCGCCTCATTCTGCATCCGTATTGCTCTCTGCTCCGCCAAAGCATTCGCAATCTCTTTTTCCTGTTCAGCCTCCGCCAGCCCGCGACTCCATCGGATACTGCGCCAGTACAGAAATAATCCCGCATGAGCGACGCACAGTAGCAACACCGCGATCGCAATTGCAATCGGCGCGATGAATGGCGGCGTCTGAAATTGGGTGGATCCTGCAAGAGGCAGGATGTGTTGCGGCGAGGGTGCCCGACGAACCCACATCCATATCAAGTAGGTCGCCAGTGCGGCAGGCGCCAGGCTCGCGATCGGATACGCAAAGCGCGGGCCGCGCCATGGTGTCGCAGACCTCCTCAACAACATCGCGACGACCACCTGGCAAAGAAAGCACACTGCCGCTGCAAGCAGAAATGTAGCCGTCAAATTTAAAGGACGCAGGGGATACCGGACGCCCGACGCGACCAACAACAACAGTTGCGAACAGAGGATAGTCGCCGCTTCCAGAAGGCTCGATGGCAAGAGCAAACGCAGTCGTACGTTTTCGCGGGTGACACTGCGGAAGGCGACAGTCCGGCCACCTATGGTTATCAGCAAAGCCAGCGTGAACAGCAGGAAATCAAAGGACGTTCCCTGCGGGACCTGGAACAAAGACAGGAAGCAAAGCTGAACACAGAAGCGGCAATAGCCTGCCGTAACACCTGCCCCAATTGTCCAAATCTCTCTCTGCTTTTCCGCCACAGAGATAAGTGCCTCAGCAAACCGGAACGCACTGAACATGGTGAGCAACATCAACAGGAAGCCAGCGCCAACACCATGCGGTTGGTGGCTGAATATGAGTTGCAATCCCTGGGTTTCGAACGCTGGGTACAAGTTACAGCTTCCTTTCTGTCTATCCCACTTATCGGCGCATGACGGGATCGAGTGATTGTGTGCCTTGCCGATCAAGTCACTTAAGTTCACGCCCACTGTCCTTTTGTAGCTTGGAAATCGCCACGTTACCGTTGCTCTTTAGTGGCGATATCACCCCTGATATCAAAACCCGGATTTATTTGGATATCGGTAACTCCCTGTGGTGACCGATGTCCATTCTCGTTGCAAGATAGTGGAACAGTTCCTCTGAATTTGGCTTCTGCGCTGGTGATTCAGCCGGACAGAAGAATCAGAGGCATAACAATAACCCCCACGCTTCAAGGAGAACAACATGACGCTTCGCATTTGGAAAGATCTCGTACAGGACGAATCAGGACAGGACCTAATTGAATACGCATTGATCGCCGGACTTATTGGCGCAGTCTGTGTCGGAACACTGCAAACGTTCGCCACTGCCCTTCAAGGTGTGTTCACGACAATCTCTGCGCATTTCACCGCTATCACCTAGTCCACAGACGAAGCAGCTTCTTTTCGGCTATATGCCCTTGTTCCATATTTCTGCCCGGAGGTAACGCGGCGATGATATCGCATGCAATCGTGTTGCAGTCGTACACCGCTGCGGTGGCACTTTGTGCCGCAGTTATGGATGTGCGATCGCGCCGCATTCCGAATTGGTTCACGCTCCCCACTCTTATTGGGGCACTCGTACTGCAGGTAACCACTGGAGGCCTGCATGCACTCGCGCTATCGTTTGTAGCGTCCGTGCTTGCAGGCTCTCTCTTCCTTGTGCTGTTTCTGGCAGGAGGAATGGGCGGAGGAGATGTGAAGCTTATCGCTGCAATTGCAGCGGGCGTTGGTCTCTCGAACACGGGAGCACTTCTCGCACTCACCGCACTCTGTGGTGGGATCATGGCCATCGTTGTCATCGTGTGGCGTGGGCGCGTTTGGCAGTCCGTGCAAAATGTTGGCCACATCATGGCGCATCATTGCGAGAACGGTCTGGAGCCTCATCCGGAACTGAACGTTCGCAATAACCGCAATCTTCGTCTGCCGTATGCATTGGCCATCACAGCCGGTACGCTGCTGACGATTTCTCTCCAGAAGGTCGGACAATAACATGCAACCACGGCGGCTCCTCATTGCACTTACCGTTGCAATCATTGTCTCGGGACTATTTACGCTTTGGCTCGGCACCAGGCTGTCGCATCAGGCCAGAAATTTCGAAAGCTTAAAGTATGTTGCGCTCGCCAAGAACCTTGATCCTGGACAAGTCATTGGCGCAGATGATCTCAAGCAGATTTCATGGCCTGCGGGTGTGCCTTTGCCCGGTGCCTTTGTGCGCAAGGATGAGGTTGTCGGTAAGTCGGTGCTATATCCCTTGCAGGAAGGCGAGCCCCTGACAGCGCGTCAGCTTGCAACCAGCGCCGGTCTTTCCGCCCGTATCCCTGCCGGTATGCGAGCCATCTCACTCAAGTCGAATGAAGTGGTGGGTGTCGCCGGATATCTTCTTCCCGGCACTCACGTAGATGTACTGGTGACGGTGCACGCCGCTTCGTCCGCTGACCCCATCACATCCGTCGTATTGCAAGACGCGCAGGTACTTACTGCAGGCGAGAAGATGCAGCCCGACCCGGATGGTCACGCCAGCAAGGTTGATGTAGTCACGATCCTGGTGTCGCCCGACGACGCAGAGAAAATCGTGCTCGCCAGCACACAGGGAACTGTTCACTTTGTTCTCAGAAACGGCGGAGACCATGCCGTGGCAACGAATGCTCCGATGAATCTTTCCGCATTGGGTGTTCAGGCGACTTCCACGGCTGCACCCGCCGCCGTCGCTCACGTATCTCCACGCGGACAATCTCAGCCGATGCATACCAAACCGACGCCCGCCACATAC is a genomic window containing:
- a CDS encoding SDR family oxidoreductase; translated protein: MQIKDNTILITGGGSGIGRGLAEAFHKEGNHVIIAGRRKSVLDEVVAANPGMSAEVLDIDSAEATKTFANDLIAKYPKLNAVLHNAGIMRNEKLADGNAEDAEATIATNLLGPIRLNSALLPHLLKQPSATVMTVTSGLAYVPLAMTPTYCATKAAIHSYTQSLRFQLRDTGVQVIEIVPPYVQTELMGDRQKNDPAAMPLADYLHDTFAILRDQPNVEEVIIDRVKPLRFAAENGDYANFFRTFNERMVAARPNG
- a CDS encoding prepilin peptidase is translated as MISHAIVLQSYTAAVALCAAVMDVRSRRIPNWFTLPTLIGALVLQVTTGGLHALALSFVASVLAGSLFLVLFLAGGMGGGDVKLIAAIAAGVGLSNTGALLALTALCGGIMAIVVIVWRGRVWQSVQNVGHIMAHHCENGLEPHPELNVRNNRNLRLPYALAITAGTLLTISLQKVGQ
- a CDS encoding Flp family type IVb pilin → MTLRIWKDLVQDESGQDLIEYALIAGLIGAVCVGTLQTFATALQGVFTTISAHFTAIT
- the cpaB gene encoding Flp pilus assembly protein CpaB produces the protein MQPRRLLIALTVAIIVSGLFTLWLGTRLSHQARNFESLKYVALAKNLDPGQVIGADDLKQISWPAGVPLPGAFVRKDEVVGKSVLYPLQEGEPLTARQLATSAGLSARIPAGMRAISLKSNEVVGVAGYLLPGTHVDVLVTVHAASSADPITSVVLQDAQVLTAGEKMQPDPDGHASKVDVVTILVSPDDAEKIVLASTQGTVHFVLRNGGDHAVATNAPMNLSALGVQATSTAAPAAVAHVSPRGQSQPMHTKPTPATYSIQVRRGDKDSVETF
- a CDS encoding bifunctional diguanylate cyclase/phosphodiesterase, whose translation is MYPAFETQGLQLIFSHQPHGVGAGFLLMLLTMFSAFRFAEALISVAEKQREIWTIGAGVTAGYCRFCVQLCFLSLFQVPQGTSFDFLLFTLALLITIGGRTVAFRSVTRENVRLRLLLPSSLLEAATILCSQLLLLVASGVRYPLRPLNLTATFLLAAAVCFLCQVVVAMLLRRSATPWRGPRFAYPIASLAPAALATYLIWMWVRRAPSPQHILPLAGSTQFQTPPFIAPIAIAIAVLLLCVAHAGLFLYWRSIRWSRGLAEAEQEKEIANALAEQRAIRMQNEALLEEIRERKRVEAKLAAFAFSDPVTGLNNRTYLNDRLRTLLHKKGARAYAYHALLYIDLDNFKSANDMLGHGQGDSLLKEVAKRLRTLATQEDVPVRLGGDEFAVLLNCASDAGCALRFAHQVLTVVERPFEIAGNSLHLSASIGLCTIDSGYTDPDSVLRDADLAMYCAKREGGARVAVFVQEMYANMLRAIEDRKELKRAIAEEEFVLWYQPLVDMQDRSIYGSEALIRWQHPVRGLLGPYTFIRLAEETGHIVEIGNWVLRKACGDFHKFQERSSKPLLLSLNVSSKQLELPGYFDLLVQTLEETNMPPNQLQLEITESILMSEPALMGPLLQRIRNLGVKIAFDDFGTGYSSLSYIQKFPVDTLKIDQSFVRSLIDSPVNGKIIQFILGMSEALGMSVSVEGVETEFEAETLLRFGCRIAQGYLYSRPVEVETFFGLLKQKSLMPSEVVRLPAA